In Paralcaligenes sp. KSB-10, the following are encoded in one genomic region:
- the acs gene encoding acetate--CoA ligase, translating to MSAEIESVLVENRVFPPFANLVKEANISGMDAYQALCDEAERSPRDFWGRLARENLVWDTPFTEVLDESNAPFYRWFGDGKLNVSANCLDRHLNTPTAQKTAIIFEADDGRVEQVSYQQLHARVCQFANGIKALGYKAGDRAIIYMPMAVEAVVAMQACARLGIIHSVVFGGFSSKSLHERIVDVGAALVITADEQVRGGKKIPLKPAVDEALTMGGCEAVGKVIVYKRTGGSIAWQAGRDLWMHDVSAKQASTCEPVSLSGEHPLFILYTSGSTGKPKGVQHATAGFLLWSLLTMKWTFDAKDTDVYWCTADVGWVTGHTYIAYGPLAAGLTQVMFEGIPTYPNVGRFWDMIQRHKVSVFYTAPTAIRSLTKAAEAAPEYHPRQYNLDSLRIIGSVGEPINPEAWMWYYTNVGRERCPVLDTWWQTETGAHMITPLPGVTPLKPGSCTLPLPGIAAAVVDEVGEEVERGKGGFLVMKRPWPAMVRTIWGDPERFKKSYFPPELKGYYLAGDGAQCDSDGYFWIMGRIDDVLNVSGHRLGTMEVESALVSHELVAEAAVVGRPDATTGEAVVAFVVLKRSLPEGAEAVAIAKQLRDWVAKEIGPIAKPKDIRFGENLPKTRSGKIMRRLLRVVAKGEKVTQDVSTLENPQILDQLSQSV from the coding sequence ATGTCTGCAGAGATCGAATCGGTTTTAGTGGAAAATCGCGTCTTTCCGCCATTCGCCAACCTGGTCAAAGAAGCCAATATTTCCGGCATGGACGCTTACCAGGCGTTGTGCGACGAAGCCGAACGTTCTCCCCGGGATTTCTGGGGGCGCCTGGCGCGCGAAAATCTGGTTTGGGACACGCCTTTCACCGAGGTGCTCGATGAATCGAATGCGCCGTTTTATCGCTGGTTCGGCGATGGCAAGCTGAATGTGTCGGCCAATTGCCTCGATCGGCATCTGAACACCCCCACGGCCCAAAAAACAGCGATTATTTTCGAAGCCGACGATGGCCGGGTTGAGCAGGTCAGCTATCAGCAGCTGCATGCCCGGGTCTGCCAGTTTGCCAATGGTATCAAGGCCCTCGGATACAAGGCGGGCGATCGGGCGATTATCTACATGCCCATGGCCGTCGAGGCCGTCGTGGCCATGCAGGCCTGCGCACGGCTGGGCATTATTCATTCAGTGGTGTTCGGCGGGTTCTCCTCGAAAAGCCTGCACGAACGGATTGTCGATGTGGGTGCGGCGCTGGTCATCACGGCCGACGAGCAGGTGCGCGGCGGTAAAAAGATTCCGCTCAAGCCCGCCGTCGACGAGGCCCTGACCATGGGCGGGTGCGAGGCGGTCGGCAAGGTCATTGTGTACAAGCGCACTGGTGGCTCAATCGCCTGGCAGGCGGGCCGCGACCTGTGGATGCACGATGTTTCGGCCAAGCAGGCCAGCACCTGCGAGCCGGTTTCCCTGAGCGGCGAGCATCCGCTGTTCATTCTTTACACCTCCGGCTCCACCGGCAAACCCAAAGGCGTGCAGCATGCCACGGCGGGATTCCTGTTGTGGTCCCTGTTGACCATGAAGTGGACCTTCGATGCCAAGGATACCGATGTGTATTGGTGCACGGCCGATGTGGGCTGGGTCACGGGCCATACCTATATCGCATACGGGCCGCTGGCGGCGGGCCTGACCCAAGTGATGTTCGAAGGGATTCCTACCTATCCGAACGTGGGCCGTTTCTGGGACATGATCCAGCGCCACAAGGTCAGCGTGTTCTACACCGCGCCCACGGCCATCCGTTCCCTGACCAAGGCAGCCGAGGCCGCGCCTGAGTATCATCCGCGTCAATACAATCTGGACAGTCTGCGCATCATAGGTTCGGTGGGCGAACCCATCAATCCCGAGGCCTGGATGTGGTACTACACCAATGTGGGCCGCGAGCGCTGCCCCGTGCTGGATACCTGGTGGCAAACCGAGACGGGTGCCCACATGATTACCCCCTTGCCCGGCGTCACGCCGCTCAAGCCGGGGTCGTGCACCTTGCCCCTGCCGGGCATCGCCGCCGCAGTCGTCGACGAAGTCGGCGAAGAGGTCGAACGTGGCAAGGGCGGGTTCCTGGTCATGAAACGGCCCTGGCCCGCCATGGTGCGCACCATATGGGGTGATCCGGAACGTTTCAAAAAGAGCTATTTCCCTCCCGAACTGAAAGGCTATTACCTGGCCGGCGATGGCGCGCAGTGCGACAGCGACGGCTATTTCTGGATCATGGGCCGTATCGACGATGTCCTGAACGTCTCGGGTCATCGTCTGGGCACGATGGAAGTCGAGTCGGCGCTGGTGTCGCACGAGCTGGTGGCCGAAGCCGCGGTGGTTGGGCGTCCGGACGCCACTACCGGCGAAGCCGTGGTGGCGTTTGTGGTACTGAAGCGCTCCTTGCCCGAAGGTGCCGAAGCGGTGGCTATTGCCAAGCAGTTGCGCGACTGGGTGGCCAAGGAAATCGGACCCATCGCCAAGCCGAAAGACATTCGATTCGGCGAGAACCTGCCCAAAACCCGTTCCGGTAAAATCATGCGCCGCTTGCTGCGCGTGGTGGCCAAGGGCGAAAAAGTGACGCAGGATGTATCGACTCTTGAAAACCCGCAAATCCTCGATCAGTTGTCGCAGTCGGTGTAG
- a CDS encoding DUF2325 domain-containing protein → MSGFVSAIVVGADRLGNIPDLLKGHNIAIRHHISGRDPAHQKRTLQLPSGTDLLILLTDFLGHNVMKTFRAAAQRSGVRVVACRRSVCSMKQALNQCGYCESCPKDKSGAEQTVQFIPPLKQKAGGRTR, encoded by the coding sequence ATGTCTGGATTTGTCAGTGCTATTGTCGTGGGCGCCGATCGCCTGGGCAATATTCCCGATCTGCTGAAAGGGCACAATATTGCCATCAGGCACCACATCAGCGGACGCGATCCCGCCCACCAAAAAAGAACCCTGCAATTGCCGTCGGGCACGGATCTGCTTATTTTGCTGACCGATTTTCTGGGTCATAACGTCATGAAGACATTCCGGGCCGCCGCCCAGCGCTCGGGAGTGCGCGTTGTGGCGTGCCGCCGTTCAGTCTGCAGCATGAAGCAGGCTTTGAATCAGTGTGGGTACTGCGAGTCCTGCCCGAAGGACAAATCCGGGGCAGAGCAGACCGTGCAGTTTATCCCGCCCCTGAAACAGAAGGCGGGCGGCAGAACACGCTGA
- a CDS encoding heme-binding protein, whose protein sequence is MKTKPVLSASDVKTILAAAEQHAIEHQWAVTISVVDDGGHLLGLVRLDGAAPVSAHISPAKARTAALGRRESKGYEDTINQGRYSFLSAPTLEGMLEGGVPIVVQGDVVGAVGVSGVKSSDDVNIARAGIAALNP, encoded by the coding sequence ATGAAAACCAAACCTGTATTGAGTGCTTCCGACGTCAAAACCATATTGGCCGCTGCCGAGCAACATGCTATTGAGCATCAATGGGCCGTGACCATTTCGGTTGTGGATGACGGGGGGCACTTGCTGGGCTTGGTGCGTCTGGACGGAGCGGCTCCTGTTTCGGCCCATATTTCTCCGGCCAAGGCGCGCACAGCGGCCTTGGGCCGTCGCGAATCCAAGGGCTATGAAGATACCATCAACCAGGGCCGTTATTCGTTTTTGTCGGCGCCCACCCTCGAGGGCATGCTCGAAGGCGGGGTGCCGATTGTGGTGCAGGGAGACGTGGTGGGCGCCGTGGGCGTTTCGGGGGTGAAGTCCTCCGACGACGTGAATATTGCTCGCGCGGGGATAGCCGCCCTGAATCCATGA
- a CDS encoding C40 family peptidase produces MPPHRLPIRLYSCINNKTLWRAAKCAILATTIALAGCATNAQSKFADSSSRNLRDNYLSRTQSDPLGAYLADGSPNDDSFNSSSSTVHPAATKALASTALNFLGIKYRYGGGTPKSGFDCSGLVAYAAEKSLGLKLPRRAADMAHEGKWISLGDLKKGDLVFFNTLGHRFSHVGIYLGDHKFVHAPRRGQVVRVENMDQSYWKKRYNGARRLAANDSSAKLASEALKQH; encoded by the coding sequence ATGCCGCCCCATCGACTCCCGATACGACTATATTCATGCATAAATAACAAGACTCTCTGGCGCGCGGCCAAGTGTGCGATACTCGCCACCACAATAGCCCTCGCGGGCTGCGCCACCAACGCTCAAAGCAAATTTGCCGACTCCAGCTCGCGCAATCTTCGCGACAACTACCTTTCACGTACCCAATCCGATCCGCTCGGCGCCTATCTTGCCGACGGCAGCCCGAACGACGACAGCTTCAACAGCAGCAGTTCCACAGTACACCCCGCCGCCACCAAGGCCCTGGCCTCGACCGCACTGAACTTCCTGGGCATCAAATACCGCTATGGCGGCGGCACCCCAAAAAGCGGCTTCGATTGCAGCGGCCTGGTTGCCTACGCCGCCGAAAAATCCCTGGGGCTCAAACTACCGCGCCGCGCCGCCGACATGGCGCACGAAGGCAAATGGATTTCGCTTGGCGATCTCAAAAAAGGCGATCTGGTCTTTTTCAATACCCTCGGGCACCGCTTTTCGCACGTCGGCATCTACCTCGGCGATCACAAGTTCGTTCATGCGCCACGCAGAGGCCAGGTAGTCCGTGTCGAAAACATGGACCAGAGCTACTGGAAAAAACGCTATAACGGCGCGCGCCGTCTGGCTGCCAACGACTCGTCCGCAAAACTGGCCAGCGAGGCCCTCAAGCAGCACTAA
- a CDS encoding MFS transporter: MTSNVPSGQDAAASGSPTGSAGFRDTLNPGVAKREVWAWAMYDFANSGYTTVVLTTVFSAYFVGVVAAQKTWGTLAFTAALSFSYLMVMLTMPTLGARADANAAKRRLLFSSTVGCVAGTLLLALIGPGDIAWGLIILALSNYCYCVGESIIAAFLPEIARPEALGRVSGWGWSFGYCGGMLSLGLALALVSWAAGRGEGASQYVPQVMVLTALIFALAAIPSFMLLRERSAATHKPAEGLFGRLLAAWRETGKNFPDFRRLLFCGACYQAGIAVVITLSAVYATEAMGFTMAQTMMLVFTVNIGAAAGAFSFGHVQDRIGHKRALAITLCGWILMIAVAYVAVQVWVFWIAAVLAGLCMGTSQSAGRAMVGALAPQQRLAEFYSLWTFALQLAAVIGPLCYGLVTWVTGGNHRMALLFTGVFFVAGLVALARVDFARGLRQRDTMS, encoded by the coding sequence ATGACGAGCAATGTTCCTTCAGGGCAGGATGCTGCCGCGTCCGGTTCCCCTACTGGTTCGGCAGGGTTCCGCGATACCCTGAATCCGGGGGTTGCGAAGCGCGAGGTCTGGGCCTGGGCCATGTACGATTTCGCCAATTCGGGGTATACAACCGTGGTTCTCACCACGGTTTTCAGTGCGTATTTCGTTGGGGTGGTCGCCGCCCAGAAGACCTGGGGTACGCTGGCATTCACGGCCGCCCTGTCGTTTTCTTACCTGATGGTCATGCTGACCATGCCGACCCTGGGCGCTCGCGCCGATGCCAATGCGGCCAAGCGGCGCCTGCTGTTTTCCAGCACGGTCGGTTGTGTTGCCGGAACCCTGCTGCTGGCGCTGATTGGTCCGGGCGACATTGCCTGGGGGCTGATCATACTGGCGCTATCGAATTATTGTTATTGCGTGGGCGAATCGATCATTGCCGCCTTTTTGCCGGAAATCGCCAGGCCGGAAGCGCTGGGCCGTGTTTCGGGCTGGGGATGGAGCTTCGGCTATTGCGGCGGCATGCTGAGCCTGGGCCTGGCACTGGCGCTGGTATCCTGGGCCGCAGGCCGGGGCGAGGGCGCCAGCCAGTATGTACCGCAAGTCATGGTGCTGACGGCGCTTATTTTCGCTTTGGCGGCGATACCGTCTTTCATGCTCTTGCGCGAGCGCTCGGCGGCCACTCACAAACCGGCCGAGGGGCTGTTTGGCCGGCTCCTGGCGGCCTGGCGCGAAACAGGTAAAAATTTCCCCGATTTCCGTCGCCTGCTGTTTTGCGGTGCCTGCTATCAGGCCGGCATCGCCGTGGTCATTACCTTGTCGGCGGTGTATGCCACCGAAGCCATGGGCTTTACCATGGCCCAGACCATGATGCTGGTGTTCACCGTCAATATCGGCGCGGCGGCCGGCGCTTTTTCGTTTGGACATGTGCAGGACCGCATTGGCCACAAACGGGCACTGGCCATTACCCTGTGCGGCTGGATCCTGATGATCGCGGTGGCCTACGTGGCGGTGCAGGTGTGGGTATTCTGGATTGCGGCGGTACTGGCCGGCTTGTGCATGGGTACCAGCCAAAGCGCGGGACGGGCCATGGTGGGCGCTCTGGCCCCCCAGCAGCGCCTGGCCGAATTCTATTCGCTCTGGACGTTCGCCCTGCAATTGGCGGCCGTGATCGGGCCCTTGTGCTATGGCCTGGTTACCTGGGTGACCGGGGGCAATCATCGCATGGCCCTGCTGTTTACCGGCGTGTTTTTCGTGGCCGGCCTGGTGGCGCTGGCACGTGTGGATTTTGCGCGTGGCCTGCGGCAGCGCGATACTATGTCCTGA
- a CDS encoding propionate--CoA ligase, with the protein MQRTVAADHNYPPTRRQKMQKIREFHRQSIEQREEFWRRESQRVHWETPFTEVLDYSNPPFARWFVGGRTNLCYNAVDRWLATQADKPALIWVSTEVDQEVIYTWADLAREVNTVAAMLRSLGVGKGDRVLVYLPMIPEAAFIMLACARIGAIHSVVFGGFASHNLAQRIDDARPKLVVSADAGSRAGKAIAYKPLLDKAMGAASYPPETVLLVDRGLIGFEPVAGRDIDYASLRARHDGVQAPVEWLESSEPSYILYTSGTTGNPKGVQRDTGGYAVAMAASMHYVFGGKPGDTYLCTSDIGWAVGHSYVVYGPLLNGQATIMYEGLPTRPDGAILWKMVEKYRANAMFSAPTAIRVLKKHDPALLKKHDLSSLKTVYLAGEPLDEPTATWISEGLDKPIIDNYWQTETGWPILSAQPGVEEVPTKFGSPSFPVYGYDVRVVSESTGEDLGPNQKGVVAIAPPLPPGAMSTIWGDDERFVRTYFSSFPNRMLYSTFDWGLYDQDGYWFILGRTDDVINVAGHRLGTREIEESLNSHPAVAESAVVGVADTVKGQVAMGFAVLKDPAALSEQAVADLENDIKRVIEERIGAVARPARIRFVGALPKTRSGKVLRRAIVALCEGRDPGDLTTIEDPTALEQIKDSL; encoded by the coding sequence ATGCAAAGAACAGTCGCGGCCGATCACAACTACCCGCCTACCAGGAGACAGAAAATGCAGAAAATCCGCGAGTTTCATCGTCAGTCGATAGAACAGCGCGAGGAATTCTGGCGACGAGAATCGCAGCGTGTCCATTGGGAAACGCCATTTACCGAGGTACTGGATTATTCCAATCCTCCTTTTGCCCGTTGGTTTGTGGGCGGCAGAACCAATCTCTGCTACAACGCGGTGGATCGCTGGCTGGCAACGCAGGCCGACAAGCCCGCGCTGATCTGGGTGTCGACGGAAGTCGATCAAGAGGTGATATACACCTGGGCGGATCTGGCGCGCGAGGTGAACACGGTGGCCGCCATGCTGCGCAGCCTGGGGGTAGGCAAGGGCGATCGCGTGCTGGTATACCTGCCGATGATTCCCGAGGCGGCGTTCATCATGCTGGCTTGCGCGCGTATCGGGGCGATTCATTCGGTGGTGTTCGGCGGCTTCGCCTCGCACAACCTGGCGCAGCGCATCGACGATGCCCGGCCCAAGCTGGTGGTGTCGGCCGATGCCGGCTCGCGCGCAGGCAAGGCAATTGCCTATAAGCCCCTGCTGGACAAAGCGATGGGCGCGGCAAGCTATCCTCCCGAGACTGTTTTGCTGGTCGATCGCGGCCTGATCGGGTTTGAGCCCGTGGCGGGCCGGGATATCGACTATGCAAGCCTGCGCGCCCGCCACGATGGAGTCCAGGCGCCGGTCGAGTGGCTGGAGTCATCCGAACCCAGCTATATTCTCTATACCTCGGGTACGACGGGCAATCCCAAGGGCGTGCAGCGCGACACCGGGGGGTATGCGGTGGCGATGGCGGCTTCGATGCACTATGTCTTTGGCGGCAAGCCCGGCGATACCTACCTGTGTACCAGCGATATCGGTTGGGCGGTAGGGCACTCTTATGTTGTGTACGGGCCTTTGCTCAATGGCCAGGCCACCATTATGTACGAGGGCCTGCCGACTCGTCCCGACGGCGCGATTCTGTGGAAAATGGTTGAAAAATACCGGGCCAATGCCATGTTTTCGGCGCCCACGGCCATCCGGGTTCTCAAAAAGCACGATCCGGCGCTGTTGAAAAAACACGATTTGTCGAGTCTTAAAACCGTTTATCTGGCGGGCGAGCCGCTGGACGAGCCGACGGCCACGTGGATTTCCGAGGGCCTGGACAAACCCATCATCGACAATTACTGGCAAACCGAAACGGGCTGGCCTATTTTATCGGCCCAACCGGGGGTCGAGGAAGTGCCGACCAAGTTCGGCAGCCCCTCGTTTCCGGTCTATGGCTATGACGTGCGCGTGGTCAGCGAAAGCACCGGCGAAGACCTGGGGCCGAATCAGAAAGGCGTGGTGGCGATTGCTCCGCCTTTGCCGCCGGGCGCCATGTCCACGATCTGGGGCGACGACGAACGCTTCGTCCGCACTTATTTCTCGTCCTTTCCGAATCGCATGCTGTATTCGACCTTCGATTGGGGGCTCTACGACCAGGACGGCTACTGGTTTATTTTGGGGCGCACCGACGATGTCATCAATGTGGCCGGCCATAGGCTGGGCACGCGCGAAATCGAGGAATCCCTGAACAGCCATCCCGCCGTTGCCGAATCGGCGGTCGTCGGGGTGGCCGACACCGTCAAAGGTCAGGTCGCCATGGGGTTTGCCGTCCTGAAGGATCCCGCTGCGTTGAGCGAGCAGGCGGTGGCCGACTTGGAAAACGATATCAAGCGCGTCATCGAAGAGCGTATCGGCGCGGTGGCCCGACCCGCCCGGATCCGTTTTGTGGGAGCCTTGCCGAAAACCCGTTCGGGCAAGGTCTTGCGGCGTGCGATTGTGGCATTATGCGAGGGGCGGGATCCGGGCGACCTGACCACGATTGAAGATCCCACTGCCCTGGAACAAATCAAGGATTCTTTATGA
- a CDS encoding amino acid ABC transporter substrate-binding protein has translation MISKSLHAIPFALGTLAMALSLSTVQAAEPTIVLGASVQLTGSSANTGRYYRDAYQLAIDKINEKGGVKVDGKSYKLALKIYDNQSDVNLSVRQYTQLVSQDKIHLLLGPFASNFALADSAVSEKYQVPMVQGGGASDQIFARNFKYIFGTLAPASNYFGSTIAMLKQVKPVPASVALLYADDSFDVSVANGTRPQLKKAGLNIVMDERYSTNASDFNSLLSQIKSKKVDAVLVAGHETEILNFVRQAKSLNVAPKMYSFTVGVPSEDFRKALGKDADYAFGMTAWLPGPTLKDKWFGDAEQFAAAYKAKYGYEPDYHAASGASDVEALVVALEKANSLDPKKVRDAIAASNFDSLYGKIAFGKNGQIDLDQTVVQVQDGALKPVFDGKAFINQAKYPMPSWSGR, from the coding sequence ATGATTTCCAAATCTTTACACGCAATACCCTTCGCTCTTGGCACACTCGCCATGGCGCTATCCCTGTCAACCGTGCAGGCCGCAGAACCCACCATTGTTCTGGGTGCGTCGGTGCAATTGACCGGATCGAGTGCCAATACCGGGCGCTATTATCGGGACGCGTATCAACTGGCGATCGATAAAATCAACGAAAAAGGCGGCGTCAAGGTAGATGGCAAGTCGTACAAATTGGCCCTCAAAATCTACGATAATCAATCCGACGTCAACCTGAGCGTGCGCCAATACACACAACTTGTCTCCCAAGACAAAATCCATCTGCTGCTCGGGCCCTTCGCCAGTAATTTTGCATTGGCCGACTCGGCGGTTTCGGAAAAATACCAGGTCCCCATGGTCCAGGGCGGCGGCGCCTCGGATCAGATTTTCGCGCGTAATTTCAAATACATCTTCGGCACCCTGGCCCCTGCCAGCAATTACTTCGGCAGCACCATAGCCATGCTGAAACAGGTCAAGCCGGTTCCCGCATCGGTGGCGTTGCTGTACGCCGACGATTCCTTCGACGTATCGGTGGCCAACGGCACACGGCCCCAGCTCAAAAAAGCCGGACTGAACATCGTCATGGACGAACGCTACAGCACCAACGCCAGCGACTTCAACTCCTTGCTGTCGCAAATCAAATCCAAGAAAGTCGACGCGGTACTTGTCGCCGGCCATGAAACCGAGATTCTCAATTTTGTCCGCCAGGCGAAGAGCCTGAACGTGGCACCGAAAATGTATTCGTTTACGGTCGGCGTGCCCAGCGAAGACTTCCGCAAGGCTTTGGGCAAAGATGCCGATTACGCTTTCGGCATGACCGCCTGGCTGCCGGGCCCGACGCTTAAAGACAAGTGGTTTGGCGATGCGGAGCAATTTGCCGCCGCCTACAAGGCCAAATACGGCTACGAGCCCGACTACCATGCGGCTTCGGGCGCTTCCGATGTCGAAGCCTTGGTTGTCGCTCTTGAAAAAGCCAATTCGCTGGACCCCAAGAAAGTCCGCGATGCCATCGCCGCAAGCAATTTTGACAGCCTCTACGGCAAAATCGCTTTTGGCAAGAACGGGCAGATCGACCTCGACCAAACCGTGGTCCAAGTCCAGGACGGCGCGCTGAAACCTGTGTTTGACGGCAAAGCCTTCATCAACCAGGCCAAATATCCCATGCCATCCTGGTCTGGTCGTTAA